A genomic region of Coriobacteriaceae bacterium contains the following coding sequences:
- a CDS encoding leucine-rich repeat protein, with protein MDVGSIGSFGKRLPSCLLSVTLVATLCPAFALAEGPGGFTAQSGEITRAAWVARLVDTFDVTVADADEYPEDYFPDVTSSHANYTAIMMATDFGIIDVAGGDNFDPDGYVTRDFAAQTLNYCLGFMLEEGETYTYSDSADATHPDDLQIAVNRGWFALADGKVNPNAFISAGEADAMIGDGAEVWHSSDDVTSVEDNIVLADDVKVVPATTEVNIAEDTSSVTISNCPVTLASGDKFAVYIGDLPMVYKAVGISIEGTTTVISTEDVEASEGYKSLVYGEEEELDLSDFEESEGIETQMFANIDEAAASGLDTGGITVQSLQTQGVSYDKGTLKYSAKAGPCSVTGAIAGIKVKTSANLVSNKYYVSISGTASLTAEAKGSIQTQVPLGAVWVAGFSSTFSVFASAEGKLSKTVSANFEVGMQYDPANKFRMVKKFKKNKPGITATATARFGFDISSSVGAPGISATVGAGFGFEANYVQDTYVGSTPRTCQDMEAHLYAEGYAGATFGIRPFSKSFTKRVEIWNAHNSPVRMHRHVEDGKTVSSCTRGKKYTYGSWRMGSYGSKYGYLLNGMSESGSGWGYNDAGEWVEYATYEYDLDDVGNATITKYHGNTRALIIPDELDGHKVVGIGSNSFKSNAYLMTVQIPDSVTSMGDFAFAYCPALSSVNLPASLKTLGAAAFRDDDAIASVTVPASLESCGDFVSYGGPFNECDGLKEVRFERGTTRVAYNLLSDCTGIESIAVPEGVTVIEGGAFDNCPRLASVSLPSTLTEIGANAFRGCASLATIKIPDSVTSMGDFAFAYCPALSSVNLPASLKTLGAAAFRDDDAIASVTVPASLESCGDFVSYGGPFNECDGLKEVRFERGTTRVAYNLLSDCTGIESIAVPEGVTVIEGGAFDNCPRLASVSLPSTLTEIGANAFRGCASLATIKIPDSVTSMGEYVFARCTSLKTMTINQGQKNLPANTFQGCTSLTSVSLPNSLTAIRNGAFDSCKSLASISIPPDVDTIESGAFRDCDALKKIVLPNSITSLGTQAFYDCDALTDVTLSTALTEIPSETFRHCDSLASIVLPYQVAKIGNNAFAECTKLTGITIPKATTSIADSAFSYPAKMTVYGEAGSAAQTWAQSKGAKFVLNIKPAASVKLSESNISMLKGESKTLGADIQPLDFTGNVVWKSSDANVATVDANGKVKAVGAGAATITLAVGEKSATCKVTVSQPVTSISLNKSSASLESGETVQLTASVYPSDANNKGITWTTSNASIATVDQSGKVTALKKGSATITATAKDGSGRSRSCEVTVINNVVTATAVSQLESSHPYSNDSQDAWVYSIPGASSLVLQFDGRTNVEQGSDYIRIYDASGKLVSSWTGSELAGKSVTVSGDTAKIKLITDAALTGWGFKVTSVQKGSSKPTEPEQPSKPTQPTTPEQPSKPSEPVNPEQPSKPADPATPEQPSNPQQPSEPSNPSETPTESQIMYRLYNPNSGEHFYTASEFERDAIAAAGWDYEGTAWTAPVESNAPVYRLYSGTDHHYTTSAFERDALVEAGWSYEGIGWYSDDTQTVGLHRLFNPYVDPTAPTNNSGSHHYTTSDVERDHLVSIGWNYEDIGWYGM; from the coding sequence ATGGATGTTGGCTCGATTGGATCGTTTGGCAAGCGATTACCCTCCTGTCTTCTCTCAGTTACTCTTGTTGCCACCCTGTGTCCAGCCTTTGCGCTGGCCGAAGGCCCTGGTGGCTTTACTGCCCAGTCAGGTGAGATCACGCGCGCGGCTTGGGTGGCGCGTCTGGTGGATACCTTTGACGTGACAGTGGCAGATGCCGACGAGTATCCGGAGGATTATTTTCCGGATGTCACGAGCTCTCACGCAAACTACACGGCAATCATGATGGCAACGGATTTTGGCATCATTGACGTTGCAGGTGGTGACAATTTTGATCCCGATGGTTATGTGACCCGCGACTTTGCAGCCCAAACGCTCAACTACTGCTTGGGCTTCATGCTGGAGGAAGGCGAGACGTACACCTATTCGGATAGTGCGGATGCTACCCACCCTGACGACCTCCAGATTGCCGTCAATCGCGGATGGTTTGCTCTTGCGGACGGCAAGGTCAATCCAAATGCATTCATTTCGGCAGGTGAAGCGGATGCGATGATTGGCGATGGTGCCGAGGTGTGGCATTCGAGTGATGACGTGACATCGGTTGAGGACAACATCGTCCTTGCCGATGACGTGAAGGTTGTTCCCGCGACGACGGAAGTGAACATTGCCGAGGACACGAGCTCGGTTACGATTTCGAATTGTCCTGTCACCTTGGCAAGTGGAGATAAGTTTGCGGTGTATATCGGCGACTTACCCATGGTCTATAAGGCGGTTGGCATTTCCATAGAAGGTACGACGACTGTCATATCCACTGAAGATGTCGAGGCAAGCGAGGGCTACAAAAGTCTCGTGTATGGCGAGGAAGAAGAGCTCGACCTGTCTGATTTCGAGGAATCCGAAGGCATTGAGACGCAGATGTTCGCCAACATCGATGAGGCTGCCGCAAGCGGGCTTGATACCGGCGGTATCACTGTCCAAAGCTTGCAGACGCAGGGAGTTTCCTATGACAAAGGCACGCTTAAGTATTCGGCAAAAGCCGGTCCGTGCTCGGTAACGGGTGCCATAGCTGGCATCAAGGTAAAGACAAGCGCAAATTTGGTAAGCAACAAATACTATGTTTCCATCTCGGGCACCGCGTCGCTCACGGCTGAAGCAAAGGGTTCGATTCAAACTCAGGTGCCTCTTGGAGCCGTGTGGGTTGCGGGGTTTAGTTCCACGTTCAGCGTCTTTGCCAGTGCGGAAGGAAAACTCAGCAAGACAGTTTCCGCCAACTTCGAAGTTGGCATGCAATATGATCCGGCAAACAAATTTCGCATGGTCAAGAAGTTCAAGAAAAACAAACCTGGCATCACGGCTACCGCCACAGCACGTTTCGGGTTCGATATCTCATCTAGCGTCGGTGCGCCCGGTATATCGGCGACTGTTGGTGCAGGATTCGGTTTTGAGGCGAACTACGTCCAAGACACCTACGTTGGTAGTACGCCCAGAACCTGTCAGGACATGGAGGCGCATCTTTATGCCGAAGGGTATGCGGGGGCAACCTTTGGCATACGACCGTTCTCAAAGTCGTTTACGAAGCGTGTCGAAATATGGAATGCCCACAACAGCCCCGTGCGCATGCATCGTCATGTGGAGGATGGCAAGACGGTCTCGAGTTGTACGAGGGGCAAGAAATACACCTACGGATCATGGAGAATGGGGTCTTATGGCTCCAAGTATGGCTATTTATTGAACGGAATGTCAGAAAGCGGCAGTGGCTGGGGCTATAACGATGCCGGCGAATGGGTGGAGTACGCAACCTACGAGTACGATCTAGATGATGTAGGCAACGCCACCATCACCAAATATCATGGGAACACGAGGGCGCTCATCATTCCCGACGAGCTCGATGGACATAAGGTCGTTGGGATTGGGAGTAACTCATTCAAGTCGAATGCATATTTGATGACTGTTCAGATCCCCGACTCGGTCACCTCAATGGGCGACTTCGCCTTCGCCTACTGCCCGGCGCTCTCGTCGGTGAACTTGCCCGCTTCGCTTAAGACGCTGGGGGCAGCCGCGTTCCGCGACGACGACGCGATAGCGTCCGTCACCGTGCCGGCTTCCCTGGAGAGCTGCGGGGATTTCGTGTCTTATGGCGGGCCGTTCAACGAATGCGACGGGCTGAAGGAGGTCAGGTTCGAGCGGGGGACCACGCGCGTTGCCTACAACCTGCTGAGCGACTGCACCGGGATCGAGTCCATCGCGGTGCCCGAGGGCGTCACCGTCATCGAGGGCGGCGCATTCGACAACTGCCCGAGGCTGGCATCGGTCTCGCTTCCCTCGACGCTCACCGAGATAGGGGCGAACGCCTTCCGCGGCTGCGCGAGTCTGGCCACCATCAAGATCCCCGACTCGGTCACCTCAATGGGCGACTTCGCCTTCGCCTACTGCCCGGCGCTCTCGTCGGTGAACTTGCCCGCTTCGCTTAAGACGCTGGGGGCAGCCGCGTTCCGCGACGACGACGCGATAGCGTCCGTCACCGTGCCGGCTTCCCTGGAGAGCTGCGGGGATTTCGTGTCTTATGGCGGGCCGTTCAACGAATGCGACGGGCTGAAGGAGGTCAGGTTCGAGCGGGGGACCACGCGCGTTGCCTACAACCTGCTGAGCGACTGCACCGGGATCGAGTCCATCGCGGTGCCCGAGGGCGTCACCGTCATCGAGGGCGGCGCATTCGACAACTGCCCGAGGCTGGCATCGGTCTCGCTTCCCTCGACGCTCACCGAGATAGGGGCGAACGCCTTCCGCGGCTGCGCGAGTCTGGCCACCATCAAGATCCCCGACTCGGTCACCTCAATGGGCGAATATGTATTTGCAAGGTGCACTTCATTAAAAACGATGACGATCAATCAGGGCCAAAAAAATCTCCCTGCCAACACATTCCAAGGCTGTACGAGTCTGACGAGCGTATCGTTGCCCAACTCACTGACTGCTATCCGTAACGGAGCATTTGATAGCTGCAAGTCGTTGGCGAGCATCTCAATTCCGCCAGACGTGGACACTATCGAATCCGGTGCTTTCAGGGACTGTGATGCGCTCAAGAAAATCGTACTGCCCAATAGCATCACAAGTCTGGGTACTCAGGCCTTCTACGATTGTGACGCGCTCACGGATGTGACGCTCAGCACGGCTCTCACGGAGATTCCGTCGGAGACCTTCCGTCACTGCGATTCACTCGCGTCGATCGTTCTTCCGTATCAAGTCGCCAAGATTGGAAATAACGCTTTTGCCGAGTGCACCAAGCTCACCGGCATCACCATCCCCAAGGCAACGACTTCGATTGCGGATAGCGCATTTAGCTATCCGGCAAAGATGACCGTGTATGGCGAGGCGGGTTCCGCTGCCCAGACCTGGGCACAAAGCAAGGGCGCCAAGTTCGTCCTCAACATTAAGCCCGCTGCGAGCGTCAAGCTTTCCGAGAGCAATATCTCGATGCTCAAGGGCGAAAGCAAGACCTTGGGTGCCGACATACAGCCGCTCGACTTCACGGGCAACGTCGTGTGGAAATCCTCCGACGCCAATGTTGCCACCGTGGATGCAAACGGCAAAGTCAAGGCTGTGGGCGCGGGCGCTGCGACGATTACGCTTGCGGTGGGGGAGAAATCTGCCACCTGCAAAGTCACCGTTTCGCAGCCTGTTACGAGCATATCTCTGAATAAGAGTTCAGCTTCCCTTGAAAGCGGTGAGACCGTGCAGCTCACGGCTTCAGTGTATCCAAGCGATGCCAATAACAAGGGGATTACCTGGACTACATCCAATGCCTCAATCGCCACGGTTGACCAAAGCGGTAAGGTGACGGCGTTGAAGAAGGGAAGTGCCACCATAACAGCCACGGCCAAGGACGGCAGCGGTCGTTCGCGTAGCTGCGAGGTCACCGTCATAAACAACGTCGTGACGGCGACAGCCGTGTCCCAGTTGGAGAGCTCGCATCCCTATTCGAACGATTCACAGGACGCCTGGGTCTATTCGATTCCTGGTGCCAGCTCCCTCGTGCTGCAGTTTGATGGGCGTACGAACGTCGAGCAGGGTAGCGACTATATCCGTATTTATGATGCAAGTGGCAAGCTTGTAAGCTCGTGGACTGGCTCCGAGTTGGCTGGCAAGAGTGTGACCGTTTCCGGTGATACGGCGAAGATCAAGCTGATCACCGATGCGGCGCTGACTGGCTGGGGCTTCAAGGTGACGAGTGTCCAGAAGGGGAGCAGCAAGCCGACCGAACCCGAGCAACCCTCCAAGCCAACGCAGCCTACGACTCCCGAGCAACCTTCGAAGCCGTCCGAACCTGTTAATCCTGAGCAGCCATCTAAGCCGGCAGATCCTGCAACTCCGGAACAGCCATCGAATCCCCAGCAGCCGTCAGAACCTTCGAACCCGTCGGAGACGCCTACTGAGTCACAGATAATGTACCGTCTCTACAATCCCAATTCCGGTGAGCATTTCTACACCGCCAGCGAGTTCGAGCGCGATGCGATTGCCGCCGCAGGCTGGGATTACGAGGGTACTGCTTGGACAGCTCCCGTGGAGTCGAACGCGCCGGTCTACCGTCTGTATTCGGGTACTGACCACCATTACACGACCTCGGCTTTCGAGCGTGATGCGCTCGTCGAGGCGGGT
- the queF gene encoding preQ(1) synthase — translation MSQATREAEGLTLLGNQHTQYAQDYDPSLLETFENKHPGHDYMVTFRCPEFTTLCPITGQPDFATLYINYVPDERMVESKSLKLYLFSFRNHGDFHEDVVNVIMKDLVALMNPKYIEVRGMFYPRGGISIYPFANWARPGAGYEQIATERMFSQLSDLDSGDGARG, via the coding sequence ATGTCACAAGCCACGCGCGAGGCCGAGGGTCTCACCTTGCTCGGCAACCAGCACACCCAGTACGCGCAAGACTATGACCCCAGTTTGCTCGAGACCTTCGAGAACAAGCACCCCGGTCACGACTACATGGTCACGTTTCGCTGTCCGGAGTTCACGACGCTGTGCCCCATTACCGGCCAGCCCGATTTCGCAACGCTCTACATCAACTACGTCCCAGACGAGCGCATGGTCGAGAGCAAGAGCCTCAAGCTCTATCTCTTCTCCTTCCGCAACCACGGCGACTTTCACGAAGACGTCGTGAACGTGATCATGAAGGACCTCGTCGCGCTCATGAACCCCAAGTACATCGAGGTGCGTGGCATGTTCTATCCGCGCGGCGGCATCTCCATCTACCCGTTTGCCAATTGGGCGCGTCCTGGCGCGGGCTACGAGCAGATTGCCACCGAGCGCATGTTCTCGCAGCTCTCGGACCTCGACTCGGGAGACGGCGCACGCGGATAG
- a CDS encoding gamma-glutamyl-gamma-aminobutyrate hydrolase family protein has protein sequence MSARNSQGRGTLPIIGIVPTQMPEDHIFRVNDHYINSIVLSGGVPLIFPLSQDRRVYERLLPIVDGFVLTGGQDVDPERYGVSPDADDYEKLGEITPLRDTVEELILDFAHRFDVPTLGICRGMQTMNVHYGGTLYVDLPAQYDGVDSLTRKPILHWQVEEPTEAAHYIDVKRGSRLHGILGADSSAANSFHHQGVRMVADGFMPVAYASDGLIEAIEAIDKTFMLGVQWHPEFFLGEKHMGNLFNALVEEAVRARMSGRLDADAQREFFSR, from the coding sequence ATGAGCGCCCGCAACAGCCAGGGACGGGGGACGCTTCCCATCATCGGCATCGTGCCAACGCAGATGCCCGAAGATCACATCTTCCGCGTGAATGACCACTACATCAACTCCATCGTGCTTTCCGGTGGCGTGCCGCTCATATTTCCGCTTTCGCAAGACCGTCGAGTCTACGAGCGCCTATTGCCCATCGTCGATGGCTTCGTGCTCACGGGCGGCCAGGACGTTGACCCGGAGCGCTACGGAGTTTCGCCGGATGCCGATGACTACGAGAAGCTTGGCGAAATCACGCCGCTGCGCGATACCGTCGAGGAGCTCATTCTCGATTTCGCGCATCGCTTCGACGTGCCGACGCTCGGCATTTGCCGGGGCATGCAGACCATGAACGTGCACTATGGCGGGACACTTTATGTCGATTTGCCCGCTCAGTACGATGGCGTTGATTCCCTTACGCGAAAGCCCATCCTGCATTGGCAGGTCGAGGAGCCGACAGAGGCGGCCCATTACATCGACGTAAAGCGCGGATCGCGCCTGCATGGCATACTCGGAGCGGACTCTTCGGCAGCGAACTCGTTTCATCACCAGGGCGTGCGCATGGTTGCCGATGGCTTCATGCCGGTTGCATATGCATCGGATGGCCTCATCGAAGCCATCGAGGCCATCGACAAGACCTTCATGCTCGGAGTGCAATGGCATCCCGAGTTTTTCCTCGGCGAGAAGCACATGGGAAACCTCTTCAATGCGCTCGTCGAGGAGGCGGTCCGGGCACGCATGAGCGGACGCCTGGATGCAGACGCCCAACGGGAGTTTTTCTCGCGCTAG
- a CDS encoding cysteine hydrolase, whose translation MAYLPVAQETTWQQSDSIDLAKTAVLVVDVLGGSNPVLPVLEEMVSNSAAITKAARAAGVPVVFVDDAHIPGLDRELELWGEHGIVDTEDAQPAAALEPCASDYIIPKRRYDGFFQTDLDLTLRELGVDTLIVVGADTNICVLQTLAGAYFRGYKTVVAADATATFLIGTQEYALDYFSRCYDSRVVDTARVLAYLAD comes from the coding sequence ATGGCGTATCTTCCCGTCGCACAGGAAACCACCTGGCAGCAGTCCGACAGCATCGACCTGGCCAAGACGGCCGTGCTTGTCGTTGACGTGCTCGGAGGGTCGAATCCCGTCCTGCCCGTCCTCGAGGAGATGGTGTCGAACAGCGCCGCCATTACGAAAGCCGCACGTGCGGCGGGCGTTCCGGTCGTGTTTGTTGACGATGCGCATATTCCCGGCCTGGATCGTGAGCTCGAGCTGTGGGGCGAGCACGGCATCGTCGACACCGAGGACGCGCAGCCCGCGGCAGCGCTTGAGCCGTGCGCGAGCGATTACATCATCCCGAAGCGTCGTTACGATGGCTTCTTCCAGACCGACCTTGACCTGACCTTGCGCGAGCTTGGCGTTGACACGCTCATCGTCGTAGGCGCGGATACCAACATCTGCGTGCTCCAGACGCTGGCAGGGGCATACTTCCGCGGCTACAAGACCGTCGTTGCCGCCGATGCGACGGCCACCTTCCTCATCGGCACGCAGGAATATGCCCTCGACTACTTCTCACGTTGCTATGACTCGCGCGTGGTCGATACCGCTCGCGTGCTCGCGTATCTTGCCGACTAG
- a CDS encoding Fic family protein produces MRDLDYNATLQKLFTPSIVATLTQIHEGKGILPIASVTGQDTLEKLNEIAKTRDAGASCRLEGIKVTEKHLRELLDGKERANTDADKAVLGYRSVLETIDNSYSTLRISPAIILQLHSDLFRYADDVKSVGKWRGGDRARAASYGQTSFMPSDGPVKYHGIRTDLVSAPDVPAMMRELCNAYSNALREKTYSPLLASIIFLLDFVCIYPFDEGTGRMSRLLASLMFDKIDFTVGRYVSIDSELEATQDDYFGTMKESAQGWETGENDYTPFVEYMLDVILKCYEDLTDRTSALSVRGSNEKTIRQYFQSIDEPVSKIEILESNPMMSQKTLERILQKMQKEHSIEKVGAARATRYQRVVRQIPM; encoded by the coding sequence ATGCGCGATTTAGATTACAACGCCACCCTGCAAAAGCTCTTCACCCCCAGCATCGTCGCGACGCTCACCCAAATTCACGAGGGCAAGGGCATTCTGCCCATCGCGTCCGTCACGGGTCAGGACACGCTCGAGAAGCTCAACGAAATCGCCAAGACGCGCGATGCGGGCGCCTCATGCCGCCTCGAGGGCATCAAGGTGACCGAGAAGCATTTGCGCGAGCTGCTCGACGGCAAGGAGCGAGCCAACACGGATGCCGACAAGGCCGTGCTCGGCTATCGATCCGTACTCGAGACCATCGACAACAGCTACTCCACGCTGCGCATATCTCCGGCCATTATCCTCCAGCTGCACAGCGACCTCTTCCGCTACGCCGATGACGTGAAGAGCGTCGGCAAGTGGCGTGGTGGCGATCGCGCCCGCGCGGCATCGTATGGCCAGACGAGCTTCATGCCATCGGATGGCCCGGTCAAATATCACGGCATCCGCACCGACCTCGTGAGTGCGCCGGATGTGCCGGCCATGATGCGCGAGCTCTGCAATGCCTATAGCAACGCCTTGCGTGAGAAGACCTACAGTCCCCTGCTGGCGAGCATCATCTTCCTGCTCGATTTCGTCTGCATCTATCCCTTCGACGAGGGTACGGGCCGCATGTCGCGCCTGCTCGCATCGCTCATGTTCGACAAGATCGACTTCACCGTCGGTCGCTACGTCTCCATCGACTCGGAGCTTGAGGCAACCCAGGACGATTACTTCGGCACCATGAAGGAAAGCGCCCAGGGCTGGGAGACCGGCGAGAACGACTACACGCCCTTCGTCGAGTACATGCTCGATGTCATTCTCAAGTGCTACGAGGACCTCACCGACCGCACCTCCGCCTTGAGCGTGCGCGGCAGCAACGAGAAGACCATCAGGCAGTACTTCCAGTCCATCGACGAGCCGGTGAGCAAGATCGAGATTCTCGAGTCCAACCCGATGATGAGCCAAAAGACGCTCGAGCGCATTCTGCAGAAGATGCAAAAGGAGCACTCCATCGAGAAGGTTGGCGCCGCTCGTGCCACGCGTTACCAGCGCGTCGTGCGCCAAATCCCGATGTAG
- a CDS encoding FtsX-like permease family protein, with product MASAFNKEVRRSITHSVGRFLAIAIISALGCGFFAGLLMTSIDMNISADEFYDATNASDLYVTGTLGLDDADLDAIARVEGVRSVEPVRMADAYAMHDDEKYVMRFNSIDLDAARSSDTSDGMHAISDDEGYINRPILVEGNWPTGPGECVVAADAVLDEPMQVGDVIEIVGGSGDIVDTFARTQFVITGLVRSPYYLMTSNFGSSELGSGDVDSYVFVAPEAYAEDFPYTGAFVTVTGAADELYPGDGYDSIVDALVARLESMSLDFRVARLSAVQADAQAELDDARAEYDREYASAMSQLDDAASQLDSAKVQLDDAASTLASSRNELDAAKHELAEGTVQLEAAKRELDAQQEKVDAGMHEYETQAAALAAARSEAEARFANAQAQVDQIPDPAQRAHAQAALDAERTQTEAQLAAGERELSAVKAQLDAGAAQLVAGKAQYEEALRQADAGRSAYDEGEAAYARGQAEYESGRAEYESGLAAYRTNRENALRELADAKTQLDEAQADIDAIELPDFYVLDRGKNVGMAGHEADASRIDQIARVFPLIFFLVAALVSLTTMTRMVEEERMLIGTYKALGYGNARICSKYLIYALLASGMGSIVGILLLSQALPQLIMNSYAIIYALPISSSPIDVPIALFAFALSVGITLLATLFAVLSSLRERPALLMLPRAPKAGKRILLERVGPIWRRLSFSSKVTTRNLFRYKRRFFMAVIGIAGCTALLLTGLGLRDGINDIIEKQFGQIQHFNLEITTNAEQDSHNASIVEETLANSDIVTDTMQIGRENAIVTREGADKDIRAALVVPADLERFDAFYTLRERVGHAPLTLGETGAVVTEKLASELGISVGDTIEIYDQSMVGEREGVAHEVTVSGIAEYYTGQGIFMSPASYAAVMGTPCDFAETICMAYAPLDQRTALANELLDVGGVEVVSFYDEVIETYRTMLRTVNAVVWVLIIAAALLAFVVLYNLTNININERMREIATLKVLGFTPRETNDYIFRETILLTIIGALIGCVLGIGMESFVVVTAEVDEMMFGRDIHLLSFVIAFALTIVFSIIVSLAMRPKIRAIDMVESLKSVD from the coding sequence ATGGCAAGCGCATTCAACAAGGAAGTTCGCCGGTCCATCACGCATTCCGTGGGACGCTTCCTGGCGATTGCCATCATTTCGGCGCTCGGCTGCGGCTTTTTCGCCGGTCTGCTCATGACCTCGATCGACATGAACATCTCGGCAGATGAGTTCTATGACGCGACGAATGCGAGCGACCTATACGTGACGGGTACGCTCGGCCTCGATGATGCCGACCTTGACGCCATTGCGCGGGTCGAAGGGGTGCGTAGCGTCGAGCCGGTACGCATGGCCGACGCATACGCCATGCATGATGACGAGAAGTACGTCATGCGCTTCAATAGCATCGACCTCGACGCGGCGCGTAGCTCGGATACGTCTGATGGCATGCATGCCATCAGCGATGATGAGGGGTACATCAACCGCCCCATATTGGTCGAAGGAAACTGGCCTACGGGGCCGGGCGAATGCGTCGTCGCAGCTGACGCCGTGCTCGACGAGCCCATGCAGGTTGGCGATGTCATCGAGATCGTCGGTGGATCGGGGGACATTGTGGATACCTTCGCACGCACGCAGTTTGTGATCACGGGCCTTGTGCGCTCGCCGTATTACCTCATGACCTCCAACTTTGGTTCCTCAGAGCTCGGGTCTGGCGATGTTGACAGCTATGTCTTCGTTGCTCCTGAAGCATATGCGGAGGATTTCCCCTATACGGGGGCCTTCGTCACGGTAACGGGCGCTGCCGACGAACTGTATCCAGGCGATGGCTATGACTCGATTGTCGATGCGCTTGTCGCACGTCTCGAGAGCATGAGCCTCGATTTCCGGGTCGCACGCCTCTCGGCAGTGCAGGCCGACGCCCAAGCCGAGCTCGACGATGCCCGTGCCGAATACGATCGCGAGTATGCTTCGGCAATGTCTCAGCTCGATGATGCCGCTTCCCAGCTTGATTCTGCCAAGGTCCAGCTGGACGATGCGGCCTCCACGCTCGCCAGCAGCCGTAACGAGCTCGATGCCGCGAAGCACGAACTTGCCGAAGGTACGGTTCAGCTCGAGGCAGCCAAACGCGAGCTTGACGCGCAACAGGAAAAGGTCGATGCAGGCATGCACGAGTACGAGACGCAGGCAGCTGCGCTAGCGGCGGCGCGCTCCGAGGCCGAAGCGCGCTTTGCGAATGCCCAGGCGCAGGTCGATCAGATTCCCGACCCAGCGCAACGTGCCCATGCCCAGGCAGCGCTCGATGCCGAGCGCACGCAGACAGAAGCGCAGCTTGCCGCTGGCGAGCGCGAACTCTCTGCAGTCAAGGCACAGCTCGACGCGGGAGCCGCCCAACTCGTCGCCGGCAAGGCACAATACGAAGAGGCGCTTCGCCAGGCAGATGCCGGTCGGTCGGCTTACGATGAGGGCGAAGCGGCATATGCGCGTGGCCAAGCCGAGTACGAAAGTGGCCGCGCAGAATACGAAAGCGGGCTTGCGGCCTATCGTACGAATCGCGAAAACGCCCTGCGCGAGCTCGCTGACGCGAAGACGCAACTCGATGAGGCCCAGGCCGACATCGATGCCATCGAACTTCCGGATTTCTACGTACTCGATCGTGGCAAAAACGTGGGCATGGCGGGACATGAGGCCGATGCAAGCCGTATCGACCAGATCGCACGCGTGTTCCCACTCATCTTCTTCCTCGTGGCAGCGCTTGTCTCGCTCACGACGATGACGCGCATGGTGGAAGAGGAGCGCATGCTCATCGGCACCTATAAAGCGCTCGGCTATGGCAATGCGCGCATATGTTCCAAGTACCTCATATATGCATTGCTTGCCAGTGGCATGGGAAGCATCGTCGGCATACTCCTGCTTTCACAGGCGTTGCCCCAGCTCATCATGAACTCGTACGCCATCATCTACGCACTGCCCATCAGTTCCTCTCCCATCGATGTCCCCATTGCGCTGTTTGCCTTCGCCTTGAGCGTGGGCATCACCTTGCTGGCAACCTTGTTCGCCGTGCTTTCCTCGCTGCGCGAACGCCCCGCGCTCCTTATGCTGCCGCGCGCGCCCAAGGCCGGCAAGCGCATCTTGCTCGAGCGCGTTGGGCCCATCTGGCGCAGGCTCTCGTTTTCGAGCAAGGTTACGACACGCAACCTCTTCCGCTACAAGCGACGCTTCTTCATGGCCGTCATCGGCATCGCCGGTTGCACGGCGCTCCTGCTCACGGGTCTAGGCCTGCGCGATGGCATCAACGACATCATCGAGAAGCAGTTCGGGCAGATCCAGCACTTCAACTTGGAGATCACGACGAATGCGGAGCAGGACTCCCATAACGCGTCCATCGTCGAGGAGACTCTCGCTAATTCGGATATCGTGACCGACACGATGCAAATCGGGCGTGAAAACGCCATCGTCACGCGGGAGGGCGCCGATAAGGACATCCGCGCAGCGCTCGTCGTACCAGCCGATCTCGAACGTTTCGACGCGTTCTACACGTTGCGCGAACGTGTTGGCCATGCGCCGCTCACGCTTGGCGAGACGGGGGCTGTCGTTACCGAGAAACTCGCAAGCGAGCTTGGCATCTCCGTTGGCGACACGATCGAGATCTACGATCAAAGCATGGTCGGGGAGCGCGAGGGCGTAGCGCACGAGGTCACCGTATCCGGCATTGCCGAGTACTACACCGGCCAGGGTATTTTCATGTCACCTGCATCCTATGCGGCCGTCATGGGCACGCCATGCGATTTCGCCGAGACCATCTGCATGGCATACGCTCCGCTTGACCAGCGCACGGCGCTTGCCAACGAGCTGCTCGACGTCGGTGGCGTCGAGGTCGTGAGCTTCTACGATGAGGTTATCGAGACCTATCGTACGATGCTGCGCACCGTCAATGCCGTGGTCTGGGTGCTCATCATCGCGGCCGCGTTGCTCGCCTTCGTGGTGCTCTACAACCTGACGAACATCAACATCAACGAGCGCATGCGCGAAATCGCGACGCTCAAGGTGCTCGGCTTCACACCGCGCGAGACCAACGACTACATCTTCCGCGAGACCATTCTGCTCACCATCATCGGCGCGCTAATCGGCTGCGTGCTGGGCATTGGCATGGAGAGCTTCGTCGTGGTGACGGCAGAGGTCGACGAGATGATGTTCGGTCGCGACATACACCTCTTGAGTTTCGTGATCGCCTTCGCGCTCACGATCGTGTTCTCGATTATCGTCTCGCTCGCCATGCGCCCCAAGATTAGGGCCATCGACATGGTCGAGAGCCTCAAGTCGGTCGACTAG